A region of Moorena producens PAL-8-15-08-1 DNA encodes the following proteins:
- a CDS encoding TIGR03960 family B12-binding radical SAM protein produces the protein MAITVEEILTPDINRPSRYLGNELGAVHKPWEKAEVRWVLTYPEVYEVGASNLGHIILYNILNSQPRQLCDRAYLPAPDLAAKLRSTQTPLFAVENRRPLKDFDIIGFSLSYELGATNILEMLDLAEIPLTWKDRAEFDISEIPLIFAGGQTATSNPEPYADFLDFVDLGDGEELLPEIGLVIEEGKAAGLSREALLLDLAQIPGVYVPQFYDMTEDGSVKPNRPDVPKRILRRVATPMPAYAIGLVPYIQTVHDRLKIEVRRGCTRGCRFCQPGMLTRPARDVEPEQVVEAIEQGMRATGYNEFSLLSLSCSDYLALPAVGMEIKNRLKDQNISLSLPSQRVDRFDENIANILGGNRQSGLTFAPEAGTQRMRDIVNKGLTNEELLRGVKTAFEQGWEKVKLYFMIGLPGETDADVLGISETVRWLQQECRAKGRKTLKFNITVSNFTPKPHTPFQWHSVSTSEFKRKQELLKQVFGQIRGVKVNYTDVRISAMEDFVGRGDRRLSAVVRRAWELGAGMDAWMESLDRAFGAWENAIASSGLTWKYRQVESGEWNVMAGVEELQPSNLQPSTLNALDGPLPWDHIDTGIDKNWLKEDLQRALDAATVPDCSFDGCSHCGVCGIDFGHNVVIDPPQIPQFAGHFKPNTNKDQRVRVWFGKLGDMTLLGHLDLASLFERAVRRASLPIRYSGGFRANARIMIANALPLGASSSGEIVEFELTEKMPVEEFRERLVSQLPIEIPVYGVEAVDLKEPAGTQLLEKAEYLIRVEVMSSASWEDWHGWIEAIKGSKEIWWERFTKSGKKQLVNLCDRLFDFELMESQKPKDAEEEVAESGVVLRYVGSCLNDGTMLRPEHIIYMLDQVAQQEFRLLHVHRQRLILRN, from the coding sequence ATGGCAATCACTGTAGAGGAAATATTAACACCAGACATCAACAGACCTTCCCGTTACTTAGGTAACGAGTTGGGAGCAGTCCATAAACCTTGGGAAAAAGCTGAGGTACGCTGGGTATTGACTTATCCAGAAGTCTATGAAGTGGGCGCTTCTAACTTAGGGCATATCATCCTCTACAATATATTGAATTCTCAACCTAGGCAATTATGCGATCGCGCCTATCTACCCGCCCCAGACTTGGCAGCTAAATTGCGTTCCACTCAAACCCCTCTGTTTGCTGTAGAGAATCGGCGACCTCTGAAAGATTTTGATATTATTGGCTTTAGCCTTAGCTATGAATTAGGGGCAACCAACATCTTGGAAATGTTGGATTTGGCAGAAATTCCCCTGACCTGGAAAGACCGTGCTGAGTTTGATATATCGGAAATACCCCTAATTTTTGCAGGTGGACAAACGGCGACATCGAATCCTGAACCCTATGCGGATTTCTTAGATTTTGTTGATCTTGGCGATGGGGAAGAATTGTTGCCAGAGATTGGCTTAGTAATCGAAGAGGGCAAAGCAGCTGGCTTAAGTCGAGAAGCGTTACTCCTGGATTTGGCTCAGATACCAGGGGTGTATGTCCCCCAATTCTATGATATGACTGAGGATGGCTCAGTTAAACCCAACCGCCCTGATGTGCCGAAGCGGATTTTGCGGCGTGTGGCTACACCGATGCCTGCCTATGCTATTGGACTAGTACCCTATATCCAAACGGTTCATGACCGACTCAAGATCGAAGTGCGACGGGGCTGTACTCGGGGTTGTCGGTTCTGCCAACCTGGGATGCTGACTCGACCAGCGCGGGATGTGGAACCGGAACAAGTGGTGGAAGCTATTGAACAAGGGATGCGTGCTACAGGGTATAACGAGTTTTCCCTTTTATCCTTGAGTTGTTCGGATTATCTGGCTCTACCAGCGGTGGGGATGGAAATCAAAAATCGTCTTAAGGATCAGAACATTTCCCTGTCCCTACCGAGTCAGCGGGTAGACCGCTTTGATGAAAATATTGCCAATATCCTAGGGGGAAATCGCCAGAGTGGCTTGACCTTTGCCCCAGAAGCAGGAACTCAGCGGATGCGGGATATTGTTAATAAGGGACTGACTAATGAAGAACTGCTCAGGGGAGTAAAGACGGCATTTGAGCAAGGCTGGGAGAAAGTCAAGCTCTATTTTATGATTGGTTTACCCGGTGAAACGGATGCGGATGTGTTGGGGATTTCGGAAACGGTGCGTTGGTTGCAGCAGGAGTGCCGTGCCAAAGGCAGAAAAACCCTTAAGTTTAACATAACTGTTTCTAATTTTACCCCAAAACCTCACACCCCATTCCAGTGGCATTCCGTATCGACTTCGGAGTTTAAACGCAAGCAGGAATTGCTTAAACAAGTATTTGGTCAGATCAGGGGGGTGAAGGTTAATTACACCGATGTTCGGATTTCGGCCATGGAAGATTTCGTGGGACGGGGTGACAGACGCTTAAGTGCGGTGGTGCGCCGTGCTTGGGAATTGGGGGCAGGGATGGATGCCTGGATGGAAAGCTTGGATCGGGCATTTGGTGCTTGGGAAAATGCGATCGCTTCATCAGGTCTGACCTGGAAATATCGCCAAGTAGAAAGTGGCGAATGGAACGTGATGGCTGGTGTAGAAGAGTTGCAACCTTCCAACTTGCAACCTTCAACCCTTAACGCCCTTGATGGTCCCTTGCCTTGGGATCATATTGATACGGGAATTGATAAGAATTGGCTCAAGGAAGATTTACAACGGGCCTTAGATGCAGCAACAGTACCGGATTGTTCCTTTGATGGGTGTTCTCACTGTGGTGTGTGTGGGATTGATTTTGGTCATAATGTGGTGATTGACCCGCCACAGATTCCGCAATTTGCTGGTCACTTTAAACCCAATACTAATAAGGATCAGCGGGTGCGGGTTTGGTTTGGAAAGTTGGGGGATATGACCTTGTTGGGTCATCTGGATTTGGCAAGTCTGTTTGAGAGAGCAGTAAGACGGGCGTCACTACCAATTCGCTATAGTGGGGGGTTTCGGGCTAATGCTCGGATTATGATTGCTAATGCATTGCCCTTGGGAGCGTCTAGTAGTGGGGAGATTGTGGAGTTTGAGTTAACTGAGAAAATGCCAGTTGAGGAGTTTAGGGAAAGGCTGGTGTCTCAGTTGCCTATAGAGATTCCGGTGTATGGGGTTGAAGCAGTGGATTTGAAGGAACCTGCTGGAACTCAGCTGTTGGAAAAGGCTGAGTATTTGATTCGAGTTGAGGTAATGTCATCGGCCTCTTGGGAAGACTGGCACGGTTGGATTGAAGCAATTAAGGGTAGTAAGGAAATTTGGTGGGAGCGGTTTACGAAGTCGGGTAAGAAGCAGTTGGTGAATTTATGCGATCGCTTATTTGACTTCGAGTTGATGGAATCCCAAAAACCCAAAGATGCTGAAGAGGAGGTTGCGGAGTCTGGGGTAGTTTTGCGGTATGTGGGGAGTTGTTTGAATGATGGCACCATGTTGCGACCAGAGCATATTATTTATATGTTGGACCAGGTGGCGCAGCAGGAGTTTCGTTTGTTGCATGTTCATCGACAACGCTTGATTCTGCGCAATTAA
- a CDS encoding STAS domain-containing protein: protein MTQATLSAKLRIIQPSGHINASNAVEFKSQLTEAVVAGEDSALLVDMHQLESLDSAGLMALIHALKLARRLERRFGLCSVAPSIRIMLELTKLDGVFEIFESHEAFATAL from the coding sequence ATGACACAGGCGACCCTAAGTGCAAAATTAAGAATTATTCAACCTTCCGGTCATATTAACGCCTCCAATGCAGTTGAGTTTAAAAGTCAGTTGACAGAAGCTGTGGTGGCTGGTGAGGATTCGGCTTTGTTGGTTGATATGCATCAGTTAGAGTCACTCGACAGTGCTGGCTTAATGGCCTTAATTCATGCCCTGAAGCTAGCAAGACGTCTAGAGAGGCGCTTTGGTCTTTGCTCCGTAGCTCCTTCAATTCGCATTATGCTGGAGCTAACTAAATTAGATGGAGTGTTTGAGATTTTTGAGAGCCATGAGGCTTTTGCTACAGCCCTCTAG